One genomic segment of Jaculus jaculus isolate mJacJac1 chromosome 2, mJacJac1.mat.Y.cur, whole genome shotgun sequence includes these proteins:
- the Bri3 gene encoding brain protein I3 isoform X1: protein MDHKPLLQERPPTYALEAGQGDYACGPPGYGAIPSAPPPPPPPPYPYLVAGIPTTHPRVYNIHSRGVTRYPANSIVVVGGCPVCRVGVLEYCFTFLGIFLAIVLFPFGFICCFALRKRRCPNCGATFT from the exons ATGGACCACAAGCCCCTGCTGCAGGAGCGGCCGCCCACCTACGCCCTGGAGGCCGGCCAGGGGGACTACGCGTGCGGGCCGCCGGGCTACGGCGCCATCCCCTccgcgcccccgccgccgccgccgccgccctacCCCTACCTCGTCGCAG GGATCCCCACCACCCACCCCAGGGTCTACAACATCCACAGTCGAGGGGTCACCCGCTATCCCGCCAACTCCATCGTGGTGGTCGGAGGCTGCCCGGTGTGCAG GGTTGGGGTCCTGGAGTACTGCTTCACCTTCCTGGGCATCTTCTTGGCCATCGTCCTGTTTCCCTTTGGGTTCATCTGCTGCTTTGCCTTGAGGAAGCGAAGATGCCCCAACTGCGGAGCCACCTTTACTTAA